The following proteins are co-located in the Chryseobacterium daecheongense genome:
- a CDS encoding ABC transporter permease, whose protein sequence is MKEFFRLLKREFKMFIKNSTLRTVFFVAPLFYATLLGFVYKSGKVEHTPVIVIDRDNTPLSNQLVEMLQDNKGIRVLKYVQEPLSIKDEVIKNDAAAVVIIPSKFEAGMLQKKYPEVNVYINTGNVLTANFATKALQLTIGTFSAGASIKALQKAGMPATRAATQFEPFKTNYITLFNTTSNYLIFMWPAMLAVVLQQVILLAMAVSFAAEFQGGTFVKEYYGMRKWAFPTMLIKVIPIWIFSILIVGMYYFMHMIFKVPMPQGIFNFIVLTSVFVSSASFLGVFISILIPDALKATQILMVIASPAFIISGFTWPLNAMPAFVQFIANIIPLTPFLQAFKILLIQKGSVELTFPYLRHLGILLLVYAFLGWIALKIKLWLVFRYVKPENPKEEDSFEEIG, encoded by the coding sequence ATGAAAGAATTTTTCCGTCTTTTAAAGCGCGAGTTTAAGATGTTCATTAAAAACTCCACCTTAAGAACCGTATTCTTTGTGGCACCGCTATTTTATGCCACATTGCTGGGGTTTGTATACAAAAGCGGAAAAGTAGAGCATACACCGGTTATTGTTATTGACAGAGACAATACTCCGTTGTCGAATCAGCTGGTGGAAATGTTGCAGGACAATAAAGGGATCCGGGTTTTGAAGTATGTTCAGGAACCATTAAGCATAAAAGATGAGGTCATTAAAAATGATGCGGCAGCCGTAGTAATCATTCCTTCCAAATTTGAAGCTGGAATGCTGCAAAAAAAATATCCGGAAGTCAATGTTTACATTAATACGGGAAATGTTCTTACAGCAAATTTTGCCACAAAAGCCCTTCAGCTGACGATTGGAACTTTCTCTGCAGGTGCATCGATAAAGGCCCTCCAGAAAGCTGGAATGCCGGCAACAAGGGCAGCTACCCAGTTTGAACCCTTTAAAACCAATTATATCACCCTTTTCAATACAACCAGCAATTACCTTATTTTCATGTGGCCGGCTATGTTGGCTGTAGTTTTACAACAGGTGATATTGCTGGCTATGGCCGTAAGTTTTGCTGCAGAATTTCAGGGAGGAACCTTCGTGAAAGAATATTATGGAATGAGGAAATGGGCATTTCCTACAATGCTGATCAAAGTGATACCGATCTGGATATTTTCTATACTGATCGTAGGAATGTATTATTTCATGCACATGATTTTTAAAGTACCTATGCCTCAGGGGATTTTTAATTTTATAGTTCTGACCTCTGTTTTTGTGAGTTCAGCATCTTTCTTAGGTGTTTTTATCAGTATCCTGATTCCGGATGCCTTGAAGGCAACTCAAATTCTGATGGTTATTGCTTCACCTGCGTTTATTATCAGCGGATTCACCTGGCCATTGAATGCAATGCCTGCTTTTGTACAGTTTATTGCGAATATTATTCCTTTAACCCCATTCTTACAGGCTTTCAAAATATTATTGATTCAAAAAGGATCGGTAGAACTTACATTTCCCTATTTAAGGCATTTGGGAATTCTTTTACTTGTCTATGCTTTTTTAGGGTGGATTGCCCTGAAGATCAAATTATGGCTGGTATTCAGGTACGTAAAACCTGAGAATCCAAAAGAAGAAGATTCCTTCGAAGAAATCGGATAA
- a CDS encoding biotin/lipoyl-binding protein, whose translation MQKNISILFGFLILLGSCAQKKENLNDSEGKTKKDVVSFAPKVTGRILKIYVTEGQTVKKGDTLALLDVPEVSAKIAQAQGAVSAATAQEQMAKNGATADQLRQLQAKYKGLKEQYDFAQKSFKRASNMFRDSLMSPQAYDEVYAKLQGAKAQYDAVVAELDDVKRGTRFEKVEMAAGQASQAKGALQEANVAYSERYIIATNDMEIETISLNAGELATAGFALFNGYIPESTYFRFTVPESEIAKYKKGQTVAMQVVYNKENIEGTILYIKQLTRYADITTAYPDYQLQDAIYEIKVKPKDMNKAKNILVNANVILK comes from the coding sequence ATGCAAAAAAATATCTCTATACTATTTGGCTTTCTGATTTTATTGGGAAGTTGTGCACAGAAAAAAGAAAACCTCAATGATTCGGAAGGAAAAACCAAAAAGGATGTTGTTTCATTTGCTCCTAAAGTAACCGGGAGGATCCTCAAAATTTATGTTACAGAAGGTCAGACCGTAAAAAAAGGTGATACCCTGGCATTGCTTGATGTTCCTGAAGTTTCAGCAAAAATTGCACAGGCTCAGGGAGCCGTAAGTGCAGCAACGGCACAGGAACAAATGGCTAAGAACGGAGCTACCGCAGATCAGCTAAGACAGCTTCAGGCTAAATATAAAGGATTAAAAGAGCAGTATGATTTCGCACAGAAATCTTTCAAAAGAGCCTCTAATATGTTTAGGGATAGTTTGATGTCTCCGCAGGCTTATGATGAAGTATATGCTAAATTACAGGGTGCCAAAGCGCAATATGACGCTGTAGTCGCGGAACTGGATGATGTAAAAAGAGGAACCCGTTTCGAAAAAGTGGAGATGGCTGCCGGACAGGCTTCGCAAGCCAAAGGAGCTTTACAGGAGGCGAATGTTGCTTATTCTGAACGTTACATTATTGCGACAAACGACATGGAAATAGAAACCATCAGCCTTAATGCCGGAGAGCTTGCGACTGCAGGTTTTGCTCTGTTTAACGGTTACATTCCCGAAAGTACGTATTTCAGGTTTACCGTTCCTGAGAGCGAAATAGCAAAATATAAAAAAGGGCAAACCGTTGCGATGCAGGTCGTTTATAATAAAGAAAACATTGAGGGGACTATCCTGTATATTAAGCAGCTGACAAGATATGCGGATATTACTACTGCCTATCCCGATTATCAGTTGCAGGATGCAATTTATGAGATCAAAGTAAAACCTAAGGATATGAATAAAGCTAAAAATATCCTCGTCAACGCCAATGTGATCCTGAAATAA
- a CDS encoding TolC family protein, which produces MKNNLLIFALGFFVLPAFGWAQSAPDFKELLDSAMVRDSDLKMQITQNKLTDLDGHKLKDIFLPTLELSGQAGYLNATARLTSPEINLQPFLTIPEGRYNNNLNISGFSGIAKADAKMLVYSGGKVKYLKKAIEEKKASEDILLEKTRDDVVAAVSKAYDQLALIHQSKNVLDESKKRLDINRKTADKALGYGLITPYDHKKIELAQATLDAKIVEYEGKKELLLTQLYILTGINKERLRLIEPVLTPLEMLSRENGIEQRAEIRALDHGIVAADYKIKAERTWMIPKVQLMASAYYIGLYGSRVKTSENVIPAIPALGYEGARLDWRPTNINILPLFTAGIGFKWEIFDGREGKHAEETARIGKEVLQNKKEDALKKLTLNLANNQTNYDIATAQITLKSKEKELAKNALVQAEKEFRYGMSKSSQLIEAESDLEVAELEYQNAVFNQRRAGIELMRSTQELDITKLY; this is translated from the coding sequence ATGAAAAACAATTTATTGATTTTTGCCCTTGGTTTTTTTGTACTTCCAGCTTTTGGTTGGGCACAATCGGCGCCGGACTTTAAGGAACTTTTAGATAGTGCAATGGTTCGGGATTCGGATCTTAAAATGCAGATCACCCAAAATAAACTTACCGATCTTGACGGTCATAAACTGAAAGATATCTTCCTTCCGACGTTGGAATTAAGCGGGCAAGCCGGCTATCTGAACGCAACGGCAAGATTAACTTCTCCTGAAATTAATCTACAACCTTTTTTAACAATTCCTGAAGGAAGGTATAATAACAACCTTAATATTTCCGGTTTCTCGGGTATTGCAAAGGCAGATGCCAAAATGTTGGTGTACTCGGGAGGTAAAGTGAAATATCTTAAAAAGGCGATTGAAGAGAAAAAAGCATCAGAGGACATCCTTCTTGAAAAGACCAGGGATGACGTGGTAGCTGCTGTTTCTAAAGCATACGACCAGCTCGCCCTGATCCATCAGTCTAAAAATGTGTTGGATGAAAGTAAAAAGAGGCTGGACATCAACAGGAAAACAGCCGATAAAGCCCTAGGATACGGATTGATCACACCTTACGATCATAAAAAGATAGAGCTTGCCCAAGCAACCCTGGATGCTAAGATTGTAGAGTATGAAGGAAAAAAAGAGCTGCTTCTTACCCAGCTTTACATTTTAACCGGTATCAATAAAGAACGGCTCCGCCTGATAGAACCCGTTTTAACTCCTCTAGAAATGCTTTCCCGGGAAAATGGAATCGAGCAGAGAGCCGAAATCAGAGCATTGGATCACGGAATTGTAGCCGCGGATTACAAAATTAAAGCAGAAAGAACATGGATGATCCCAAAAGTTCAGCTTATGGCTTCTGCATACTATATCGGGTTATATGGAAGCAGAGTCAAAACATCTGAAAATGTAATCCCCGCAATCCCTGCCCTTGGATATGAAGGTGCGCGATTGGACTGGAGGCCCACGAATATTAACATTCTGCCCTTATTTACAGCCGGTATAGGTTTTAAATGGGAAATATTTGATGGAAGAGAGGGAAAGCATGCCGAAGAGACGGCGCGGATAGGTAAAGAAGTTTTACAAAACAAAAAAGAAGATGCCTTGAAAAAACTGACCTTAAATCTCGCGAATAATCAAACCAATTATGATATTGCCACGGCGCAAATAACCCTGAAAAGTAAAGAAAAAGAATTGGCAAAAAATGCCCTTGTACAGGCTGAAAAAGAATTCAGGTATGGGATGAGTAAATCTTCACAACTTATAGAAGCGGAAAGTGACCTTGAAGTTGCGGAACTTGAATATCAGAATGCGGTTTTCAACCAGCGCAGAGCGGGAATTGAACTGATGAGGTCCACGCAGGAGCTTGATATCACGAAATTGTATTAA
- a CDS encoding ecotin family protein, producing the protein MKFSKTLVAGLVMMVGVNTFAQKKAEKFEKLEIEMFPKAKDGYKQVYIQLPVAKNEKDLKVEYFVGKEKMVDCNNYFMMGSVKSQDLQGWGYNYYEVESNGETAGTLKGCLNKKETKKFIYIKPEIVGYNSKLPLVFYVPKDLEVRYRVLRPDAGMKKAVQK; encoded by the coding sequence ATGAAATTTTCAAAGACGCTAGTTGCGGGATTAGTCATGATGGTTGGAGTGAATACTTTTGCTCAAAAGAAAGCTGAAAAGTTTGAAAAATTGGAAATTGAAATGTTCCCAAAGGCTAAAGACGGATACAAGCAGGTATACATTCAGCTGCCTGTCGCTAAAAATGAAAAAGATCTGAAAGTTGAATATTTTGTGGGTAAGGAGAAAATGGTTGATTGTAATAACTATTTTATGATGGGGAGCGTAAAATCTCAGGATCTTCAGGGATGGGGCTACAACTATTATGAAGTGGAATCCAATGGAGAGACGGCCGGAACTTTAAAGGGATGTTTAAATAAAAAGGAAACAAAAAAGTTTATTTATATCAAACCGGAAATTGTAGGCTATAACAGTAAATTACCTTTGGTATTTTATGTACCTAAAGACCTGGAAGTACGGTACAGGGTTTTACGTCCGGACGCTGGAATGAAGAAAGCAGTTCAAAAGTAA